In the genome of Cryptosporangium aurantiacum, the window TACACGGTGACGAAGCCGGTCAGGCCGATCGTCGCGTAGAACGCGAACGCCAGCGTGACACCGCCGAATTGCGCGAGCACCGCGCAGGCAGACGTGACGACCCGGCGCAGCATCCCGTCCGGCTTCGCCGTGGCCACCGCGTAGGCGAGCAACGCACCGAGCACGGCGCCGATCAGCGCGGACGCCGCCGACAGCGAGATGCTGAAGACGAACGCGTCGAGGACCTGACGTTCACCGAGCGCCTTGATGTTCGCCAGCGTCGCGCCACCGCCGTCCTCCGGGCTGGCGCCGAACGCCCCGATCACCACGACGAGCGTGGGGATGATCAGGAAGATGACCACGTAGGCGCCGAACGGCACGACGCCGAGCAGGTTCAGCAGCGACCGCGGGTTCAGGCGCTTTCGCCCGCCGGCCCCGCTCCCCTCGGTGGGGAGCGGGGCGGGCGTGGCAAGCGCCTCGACAGGAGGAGCTGACTCAGGCAACGGCCTTCGCCCAGTTCGCGGCCAGGTACTCCTTGGCCTTCGTGGTCTGCGCCTCGGTCTGGAAGACCGGGGTGCCGCTCACGGCGGGCAGCTTGGCGAACGCGTCCTTGTCGATCGTGCCGGCCTTCTCCATCGCGTCGGCGCGCACCGGACGGGCACCACCGGCGAGCCAGAGGTTCTGGCCCTCGTCGGAGTACAGGAACTCCTGCCAGAGCCGTGCGGCGGCCGGGTGCGGGGCGTCCTTGTTGATCGCCTGGACGTAGTAGCTGCCGACGACGGCGTTCGCCGGGACGACGGTCTTCCAGTCGACCTTGCCCTTGAGTTTCTCGCCCTGGCCGACGTTCAGGTAGTCCCAGTCGATGACGACCGGCGTCTGGCCCGACTCGATCGTGGCGGGGGTCGGGTCGACCGGCAGGAAGTTGCCCGCGGCCTTGAGCTTCTTGAAGAACTCGACGCCGGGCGCGATGTCGTCCGCGGACCCGCCGTTGCCGAGCGAGGCCATCACGACACCGCTGAACGCGGCACCGGCCTGCGTCGGGTCACCGTTCAGCGCGACCTTGCCCTTGTACTCCGGCTTGAGCAGGTCGGCGACGCTGGTCGGCGCGGGGACCTTGCTCGAGTCGTAGCCGATGCTCATGTAGCCGCCGTAGTCGTTGACCCAGAGACCCTTCGGGTCCTTGAGCTCGGCCGGGATGTCGGCGAACGTCTGCACCTGGTACGGCGCGAACAGGTCGGTGTTCGCGGTGGCGACGGCCGGCCCGAGGTCGAAGACGTCCGGCGCCCGGTCCTGGCCCTTGAGCGACTTCGCCGCGGTGATCTCGTCGGCGCTGGACGCGTCCGGCTGGGCGGAGTTGACCTTGAGGTCGTACTTCTCCTCGAAGGCCTTGATGATGTTGCCGTAGTTGGCCCAGTCCGGCGGGAGCGCGATGACGTTGAGCTCGCCCTCCTTCTTCGCGGCCGCGACCAGGTCTTCCAAGCTGCCGAAGTCCTTCGCGCTGGTGGCCTCAGCCGCCTTCGCGGTGTCGGTGTCGCTGGACTTGTCGTCTTCCGGCGGCGAGCAGGCCGTGATCGCCAACGCGAGCGCCGCCGCGGTGGTCAGCGCCGCGACCCGGCTGAGCCGGCGGGCGAGAGGGTTACGCACAGGTCCTCCTTCACACAGGCGGTTCCCCTGAACCGCCCGAGGGGTTCTCGCACAGAGCGAGAACAGGGACTTCGTACCGCTGAGGCCAGCCCGACTCCAGGTCTGTTTCCGTTTTGCGACCTCGGCCGGTCAGACATTCAGGCAGCCGAAACTCGGCGTTGGCTTAAACCCGGCAAACTGGCTTTGCGCTGTGTGCCCCGTCACTACGCCCTTGACCTGCTGAAGCATGCTGACCAGGGCGGTCGGTCCGCCTCTGACGCCGACCTATCCCCCGTTCAACGGACACAGTGGAGAATCGGTATCGTTTCGGTGACGGACTCGGGGGTACCTCAGAGCGATGGCCGACACGCAGCAGACGGTCTTGGCGGGCCGGTACCGCCTGGTCGACCAGCTTGGACGCGGTGGCATGGGCACGGTATGGCGTGCCCATGACGAACTGCTGGATCGTGATGTCGCGGTCAAGGAAGTGCTGCTGCCCCCCGGTGTCGATGACGAAACCCGCAACGACCTGCTGGAACGCACGAAGCGGGAAGCGCGCGCCGCAGCGCGGCTGAGCCACCCGAACGTTGTGACGGTCTTCGACGTCGTCGAGGTCGAGGGTCGGCCGTGGATCGTCATGGAACTGGTCAAAGCGCGCGGATTGAACCAGATCGTCCGCGACGAAGGACCGCTGCCTCCGGAGCGCGTCGCTTCGATCGGCGTCCAGCTGCTCAACGCCCTGGGTGTGGCACACGCGTCCGGCATCTTCCACCGGGACGTGAAGCCCAGCAACGTGCTGGTCGCCGACAACGGCCGGGTGGTGCTCGCCGACTTCGGTATCGCGAGCGTGCAGGGCGACCCCGCGATGACCCGGTCCGGCCTGATCCTCGGCTCGCCGTCGTACATCGCGCCGGAGCGGGCCCGCGGGTTGCCCGCCGGGCCGGCCAGCGACCTCTGGGCGGTCGGCGCGACGCTCTACACCGCGGTCGAGGGGCGCCCTCCCTACGACCGCGACGGCATCGTGCCGATCCTGACCGCCGCCGCGATGGAGGACCCGGACCCGTTCCGGCTGGCCGGGCCGCTCGAGCCGGTGCTCACCGCGCTGCTCCTGCGCGAGCCGGAGAAGCGTCCCTCGGTGGAGGACGCACGGCTCGCGCTCCGGCAGATCTCGCTCGCGGCCCTGCCGCCTGCGCCCGAGCGTCCGCGCCGGCGGAGCATGAGCGCCACCGCGGTGCTGCCTGCGACCGACTCCGCCGCGCCGGTGAGCCCGGCGGCCAAACCGGTCAGCCCGACGGCCAAACCGGTGAGCCCAGCGGCTGAACCGGTCAGCCCGGCGGCTGAGCCGGTGAGCCCGGCTGCGGCCGGGGCGGCTTCGGTGGCGGCGGAGGCGGCCGCGCCCACCAGCCCGTCCGCCGCGGCCGCGACACCGGCGCAGCGGACGCCTCTCGAGGAGGCGTCGTCGATCAGCCCGCCCGCTGCTGCGGAGGACGTCCGGCCGGACTCCCCCGCCGTGGTCGGCTTCGGCTCCGAACCCGCGGTGAAGGCGCCACGCCGCGCGTCGATCCCGCTGGTGGACGACGTCCCGGCAGCACCCGCCGCCGCAGGCACCGCCGCTCCCGGCCGGGGGCGGACGATCGGCGTGGTGGCAGCCGTGATCGTCGTCCTGCTCGTGGTTGCCGGTCTCGCGTTCGCGCTGAGCAACCGCTCGGACGACCAGGACGGCGCGACGCCTGCTCCCTCGTCGGCGGCGCCGTCCGCCGCGTCACCGTCGCCCGGCTCCACCGCCGGGAGCAGCAGCCCGAGCGCGGCCGCGTCGTCGCCGAGCGCCACGACGCAGGTCACCGCGATCCCGGCCGGGTGGCGCGAGTACACGAGCCCGACCGGCTTCAAGATCGGCGTCCCGAACGGCTGGACCGCCACCCAGAGCGGCGACGGCATCCGGATCAACGGGAACAACGGCATCTTCCTGTTGATCCAGGAGTCGGACACCCCGAAGCAGGACGCCAAGGCCGACTGGGAGGCGCAGGAGTCCGAGCGGCGCGGCGGCCTGCCCGGCTACCAGCGGATCAGCATCGATTCGGTCCAGTACCGGAACTACTCGACGGCTGCCGACTGGCAGTTCTACCTCGACCGCGGCCAGGGGCAGATCCACGTCCTGAATCGGGGTTTCGTGACGTCACGGACGCAGGCGTACGGCTTCTGGTTCGAGGCGCCGCAGAGCAAGTGGGGCGAGGCGCAGAAGTATTTCCAGACGTTCGCCAACACGTTCCAGCCCGCTCCCGGGAGCTGACGGGCGCTCTCGGACAATAGGGGCATGACCGAAGCACGGCCGATCGTCGTCGGGGTCGACGGCTCCCCGGAGAGCCGGCACGCGATCGCGTGGGCGGCTCCGGAGGCAGTGCTCGGCGGGCATCGGTTGCGCCTGGTGCACGCGGTGTCCGCGCGGGGCAGTGAGAACGGGATCCTGGCCGAGGCCAAGGACGTCGCGTGTGCGGCGGCACCGACCGTCGACGTGGAGACCGCGCTGGTGACCGGCAGCGCGGCCAGCGCGTTGCTCGCCGAGGGGCAGGACGCGGCGTACCTGGTCGTCGGCGCACGCGGCGAGACCGGGTTCGCCGGCCTGCTGCTCGGTTCGGTGGCGCTACAGCTGGCGCAGTACGCCTCCGGCCCGGTCGTGGTGGCCCGGCCGCTGGCGAAGCGCACCGGGCGGGTCGTCGTCGGGGTCGACGCCTCCGACGATGCCGCCACCGCACTCCGCCTGGCCGGCGCGGAGGCCGACCAGCGCGGCGCCGACCTCGTCGTCCTGCACGCGACCCGAGACCCGATCGCGCCACGGGTCCGGACCGCGATCGACGCCGCGGTGGCGCGCGTGCAGGCGCTGGCACCGGACGCGCACGTCGAGGGCCGGGTCGTTCAGGCGCATCCGGCCGAGGCGCTGATCGAGGCCTCGGCGGACGCCGACCTCGTCGTGGTGGGATCCCGGGGTGTCGGGGGTTTCCGCGGCATGCTGCTGGGCTCGGTGGCCGCGGCGGTGCTGCACCACGCGAAGAGCCCGGTCGCGGTGATCCGACGACGCCCGGAGAGCGCCTAGGACACGCCGGGCGTCCACCAGTTGCCGGTCAGCACCAGCATGACCTGCAGGCTGATCGTCGCCGGGTAGTACGCGTCACGCCGCACCGGCGTCGAGGTCAGGTAGCGCCACTGGGCGTCGATCCAGTGCTGTCCGTTGCGGTCGAGCATGGCGGGCACCGCGAACGGCACGACGAACGCCGGCTCGAGATCGTCGGTGAGCGGCTTGCCCTTGAGTGAGTACCCCGCGCGGATCCGGGACGGGTCGTCGCCGCTGGTGTGCCGCGCGAACGTGTTCAGTGCGGCAGCCGCTGCCATCGAGCGCGGGTCACCCGAGAGCACCGCGTCGGTCCCGATGCGCCAGGGCACACGGCAGGCGTTCCACCAGTACTTGCCGTCGTTCTCGCTCTCCAGCACCTCGCCGTGAGCGGGCCGGGGAGTCCGGTCGATGTGCTCCACGAAGTCGGGCAGCAAACCGGTGCCGTGCGAGTAGTCGGCCTGCAAGCGCGTGATCAGGCCCAGGTGGGCCTCGAGGACACGATCCCAGAACGGGTCGCCGGTCACCGCGCGGAACGCCCGGAAGTGGCCGAGCATCCAGTCCGAGGAGCGGGAGATCCGGCTGACGTCGTCGTCGCCGTCACGCGCCCAGTCGCCGGCCCGGACCAGGTGCGACCGGGGATCAACGACGCTCCGCTTGATCGCCTCGATCCGGCGTCGGGCCTGGTCCAGATAGGTGGAGCCACCCCACTGCTCGTGCGCGAGCAGCAGGCCGTACGCGATGTCCAGGTCGGCGTCGGCGGCCGAGTCGCCACCGTTGACGCTCTCGCACCGGTCGTTCTGCTCGGCGGCGTGCAGGTCGGGGTCGATCGACGACGGGTGCGCCAGGACGTACCGGAGGATCGCGTCGAACTGCTGCTGGGCGTTCGGGTCGGCGCCCGCCATCAAGGCGGTGATCACCAGCCCCCACCCCTGCGCCTCACCGACGTACGGCAGGTCCGCGTCCGGGGACACCACCGCGGCCCAGTTCTGCCCGCACGGGCGCTGCCGCACGAACGCGGCCTGCCACTGCCGGTAGTAGGCGGCGACCGCGTTGTTGAGGCTCTCCTGGGGTCCGGACGGTCGGATCACCGCACCGCGGTAGGAGGCTCGCCGAAGGCTGCCGAACGGTACTGCGACGGCGGTTCGTTCCTGCGGATACAGCGCTTCCCCCTGTGCCGGTGCCGTCCTCGGCGTCGGCGACGTACGCGCCGAGCGCTGTTCACTCGAAACGATACCGCCCCCGAGTCCGGCGCTCTCCGCGTCGGCGCGGAGCAGGTTCGAGGCCAGCGGGACGCCGCCGATGAGGGCGGCAGCGACGCCGCCGGCCACTGCCGCAGCACGACGACGTGCACGACGGGCCTGCCGCCGCTGGGTGCGCGGACCGACGGTCACGTCCCGGTCGCGCCGAAAGACATAGGGTTCGTCCCGAGGTGCCCCCGGCATCGGACACCCTCCCAAAGCAGCACGAATCGGCACATCTAGTGCGATCTTATGCCACTACCCGCACATCTCGCGGCCCCGCGAAGGTCAGGTGGTCGCGGACGAGGTGCCCGCCGGGCGCGGCGGGGAGACCGGAGCCGGAGCGGCCTCGGGGGTGAGCTCCTCCACCGGCGTCTCCTCGGGTGACGCCGGTGCGGCCAGCGAGCCGTCCGCATGGTGCGGAGCGTCGTCACCGTGCCGCGGCGGCATCGGCGGTGGGGACTCGATCGGACCCTTCGCCACCGGCTCGTGGATCGGGTGCTCCTCGACCTCGTATCGCCGGATGTAGGACCCGACGAACGTCTGGCTGATCGCGGTGAACGGGATCGCCAGGATCGCACCGATCGGCCCGAGGACGGCCGCGCCCGCCAGCACGGCCCCGAACGCGACCGCCGGATGCAGGTCGAGCGTCCGCGCGGTGATCTTCGGCTGCAGCAGGTAGTTCTCCACCTGCTGGTAGATCACCACGAACACGAGCAGGAACAACGCGTCCACCGGGTGGGACACCAGCGCGACGATCAACGGCATCGCCGCCGCGAGGTAGGTGCCCACGGTCGGGATCAGCTGCGAGACCAAACCGACCCAGAGCGCCAGCGCCACCGCGTACGGGACGCCGAGCAGGGTCAGCACGATGTAGTGCGCCAGCGACGACACCAGCGCCAGCAGAAGTCGCGAGTAGAGGTACCCACCGGTCTTGTCGACCGCGATCTCCCAGGCCCGCATGACGTCACGCTGGCGGGCAGGCGGCAGCACCGAGCACAGTGACCGGCGCACCCGGGGCGCGTCCGCGCAGAGGTAGTAGCCGAACAGGATGACGGTCAGCGTCTGGAAGATGACGCCGAAGACGCTGGTGCTCAGGTCGACCGCGTTGCTCGCGACCCCCTCCGCCCAGCGCCGCAGCGGCCCGTCGTTCGCGGTGACCTGGTTCTGGATCTGCTGGATCGAGATGTTCGTGTCGAACGTGCTGTTGACCCACTCGATGGTCAGCTCGAGATACTGCGGGAACCGGGCGGAGAGCGTCGTCACCTGCGAAACCAGCAGCGAGCCGACCGCGACCATGAAGCCGATCAGCGACGCCAGCACGACGAGCATCGTCACGCCGGTCGCCGCGCCCCGGCGCCAACCGCGGCGAGCCAGCCAGTTCACGGCCGGTTCCAGCGCGAACGCGAGGAACTGCGCCAGCAGCAACAGTCCGATCAGGTCACGCAGCCGCCCGAGCAGCCACCAGGCGAGGAAGAACGCGGAGACGGTCAGCATGGCGAGCAGGAACGCGCGCGGGAGCCACCGCGGCATCCGGTCGCTCCGGCGCCGGTCTCCCGGCGACCGGTGTCGTTCGGCGTCGTCCCGGCCGAACGTCGGGTCGCCGAGGTCGTCCACGGACGCCGCCCGTCGCGGGTCGGGCCGCTCGTGCTCGGCCGCCATCTCGACGGCCGGCGGGGACGTCACCGCCTCCGACGCCGAGGGATGCCCGGCGCTCCGGTGCCGACCGCCCGGCCGCCCGGCCGCGACCCGCTGCCAGGCTGCCCTGGCGTAGGCGGGAAGAGCGAGCCGACGCTCGCGCTTTGCCATCCCGCCCCTCCTCGTTCAGTACTACGCGCAGTGTCACAGGATACGGCGATCACGCACCCCGTCTAATTCGTGACGCAGCGATTGGTCTGACACGAACGTGTGAAGGACCGCCTAGGATGGACAGGACTCTTCCGACCCGAATCGGATGGATTCGGGTTCAGTCTGTCCTGAGCTGGGCACATCTGTGTCAGCCCACAAGGACGTTCACCCCTCAGCTAGGAAGGAGGAGCCTGGATGGTTCTCTTCGTCACCATGGTCGTCCTGGCGGTCGCTGTCGCCACCACGGTGACCGCAGGAAACAAACAACACGCCGTGCTCGCAGTGACCGGTGCGGTGCTGTGGACGACTGCCGCAGCCGGCCTCGCGGTCGTGAGCGGTGTCCACCCCGTGCTCCTCGCGCTGGTCGGCGCGTCGCTGGGGTACACCGTCCACCGGCTCACCCGGCGCGCGCTCGCCCACCGTCACGACCAGCGTCCGACCGCGCTGTTCCTGCTCAACCGCGGCCAGCGGACACGGACCGCGGCGCCCGACGACATCACGCTGACGCTGCGCACGATCCGGACGCTGGACCGGGAGCAGTCCGAGCGCGAGCCGCTGCACTGGTCGGTGGTGGCCGCCGCCGGTACCGCCGCCACCGCACTCGAGGGCTACTGGGCCTACCAGCACCTGATCGCCGGCGGTGGGGTCTTCGCCGACCTCACCGCACTGGCCGGCTTCGCGGTGCTGGCGACGCTCACCGTGGCGCTGACCGGCGTGGCCGGCCTGGCCGTGCACATGCGGTCGACCCCGCGCGTCGACCCGGCACCACCGCCGATGCCCGCACCGAGCGAGATGCCGACGATCGCGTTCACACCCGTCCAGGTCAGCAAGGTCAACAGGCGCCGGTCCCGTCCGACGGCGTCCGCGAGCCGCTGACCCCCGACTGATCCCGCAGAGGAGACGCCATGACGCCGCGCAGCTTTCCGCCGTCGCTCGATACCGAGGCCGATCAGACCGACGTCGCCGAGCAGGCCCGCACGCTCGTCGACGAGGACGACGACACGGCGACGCCGCCGCCGGTGCAGGGCCTCGAGGTGCCGGTCGCGGACGCGATCGAGCAGTCCCGCGCCGTCCCGATCGACGAGGACGACTACCGCTGAGAAGCCGTAACGACGACGCCGGGGTCGGCAGGTGGCCTGTACCTGCCGGCCCCGGCGTCTGCCGGGGCCAACGTCTGTCGGGGCCAACGTCTGTCGGGGCCAACGTCTGCCGGAACTCGGTTCAGGCGCGCTCGTGGAGGACCGCGACCCGCTCCGCCGCGTCGAGCCGGTAGCCGACGCCTCGGACCGTGGAGATCACCGGACCGGTTTGCTCGACCTTCGCGCGCAGCCGCCGGATGTGGACGTCGACCGTCCGCTCACCGCAGATCACCTGGTGCCCCCAGACCAGCCGGAGCAACTGCGGCCGGTCGAAGACCCGCCCCGCGTGCTCGGAGAGGAACAGGAGCAGGTCGAACTCCCGCCGGGTGAGCAGCAGCTGCTGCCCGTCCAGCAGCGCGACCCGACGTGCGGGATAGATCTGCAACGGGGCGGTGGACGCCGCCGGCTGCTCGGCGGCGGTCGCGTCCGGGGACGTCGCCGGACGCGGAGCGGCGTCGACGGCCGCCACCGCCACGGCGCCGGAAGTCTCGGTCACCCGGGGCTCAGCCGGTCGCGGCTCGGCCGACCACGGTGCGGGCGCGACGAACGCGGGCAGCGGCACCGGCGACGACACCTTGGCCTGGTCGGAGCCGGGCCGGGTGCCCGGCGTCCAGCTGACACGACCGTTCTGCGACGGGAGCGTGCCGACCGAGCTCAACGCCGGCCGACCGGCCCGGGACGGGTTGCTGCCCGCGCCGATCTGTAATCCGACGGCGGCGGAGACGTCGATGCCCGGCGCCTCCGCACCGGCCGAATCGACCAGGTCGCGGATCTCGCCGGCCAGCCGCGTGGCAGCCTCCAGCGCGTCGGGGCCGGCCACCGCGACCTCGACGAGGATCGTCGCCGCGGACGGGGACGCGGAACCCCGCGGCCGGGCACGTCCCGGCGCGACGCTGGCGGCAGGGCGCGGAGTTCCGGCGCGGTTGGGAGAGGGACGCTGCGGTGCGATGCGCGGTCGGGCGTTCTGGGTGACGGGCTGAACGGTCATCGGCTGCTCCTGACGGAGGGCGGAGGACGCGCCGATACCGGGCGTCCACGCAAAAGGACGGAAACCGAACTGCAGGCGGTGCGGGAGCAGCGGTCCGACTACGCCGTCGACCGACTGGAAGCCGCGATCAGTAAGCCCGACACCGGGCGCTGGACGCGCGTCCAAGGTCGACGTGCAGGCGACCGGTCAGGTTCCAGGCGTCGCTCATGACGTCAGTCTTACAGACACAGTTCAGAAAAACAATTCCTATCGGCTTGATAGGTAACCCCGACCCGAGCGGTTCAACAGAATGCCGCCTCAGTTGTCACCGCAGACACAAAGTTCTCCCCAGGACCACTCACCTCGACAGCTAGAACACGCCACATTCGCCGATATCTCCGATCCCGCGAGGTTTCGCCGAGGCACGATGGCCCCATGCCGAACCTTCCGAGCCGGACCGCGTTTCCGGTACTCCGGGACGTGCCGACCCGGTGGCACGACAACGACCACTACGGCCACGTGAACAACGTCGTGTACTACGCGTACTTCGACACGGCGGTGAACGGCTGGCTGCTCGACGCCGCCGGCTCCGACATCCGTGAGCTGCCCGCGATCGGTCTCGTCGTGGAGACGTCCTGCCGCTACTACCGCCCGATCGGCTTCCCCGACCGCCTCGAGGTCGGCCTCGGCGTCGCCCGTCTCGGCAGGTCCAGCGTCGTCTACCGGCTGGCGGTGTTCCGCGAGGGCGACGAGGAGGCCGTGGCCGTCGGACGCTTCGTGCACGTCTATGTCGACAGCGAGACCAGGCGGACACTGGAGATTCCCCCGGTGCTCCGCAGCGCGCTGGCACCGCTGGCAGAGAAAAGCGCACCGCTGTTCGCCGCCGCAGATCTGCTCGAGGAGGCCCGATGACCGACCTGCTGACCGAGTCCGTGTTCACCTGGGGTGCACCGCCGATGAAGTACGGTCCCGGCGCGGTCGACGAGATCGGTTTCGACGTCTCGCGCCTGGGCGTCCGCCGTGTCCTGGTTCTCACCGACCCGCGGATCGCCGCCACCGGCCTGGCCGCCCGGGTCGGCGAGGCACTGAAGGCCGCAGGCGTCGACCACGCGCTCTACGACCAGGTGCACTGCGAACCGACCGACGACAGCCTGCGTGCCGCGGTGGCCGCGGCCACCGAGCTCGCCGGGGCCGAGGACTTCGACGGGTTCGTCGCGGTGGGCGGCGGATCGGTGATCGACACCGCGAAGGCCGTCAACCTGCTCAGCACGTCCGGTGGCGACCTGATGGACTACGTCAACAAGCCGGTGGGAGGCGGGCAGGCGCCCCGGAAGCCGACCAAGCCGCTGATCGCAGTGCCCACGACGGCCGGGACCGGGTCGGAGAGCACGCCGGTCTGCGTCCTGGACATCCTCGGGCTGAAGGTGAAGAGCGGGATCAGCCACCCGTCGCTGCGGCCGGCGCTGGCCGTCGTCGACCCGCTGGTGACGCTCTCGCTGCCCGCGGCGGTGACCGCGGCGTCCGGAATGGACATCGTCTGCCACGCGCTGGAGTCGTACACCGCGCGGCCCTACACGAGCTTCCTGAGGCACGCCGCCGAGGCCCGGGTGGCCTACAACGGCTCGAACCCGGTCTCCGACACCTGGGCGGAGAAGTCGCTGGCCCTGATCGCCCGGAGCTTCCGGCGCGCGGTGCTGGTCGGCACCGACCTGGGGGCACGCTCGGACATGATGCTCGCGGCCACGTTCGCCGGCATGGGGTTCGGGAACGCCGGGGTGCACATCCCGCACGCCTGCGCGTATCCGATCGCGGGCATGGTGCGCGATTACCGGCCGGCCGGTTACGACGCCGAGGAAGCGATGGTGCCGCACGGCCAGTCGGTCTCGCTGACCGCACCCGCCGCGTTCCGGTTCACGTTCCCGACCGACCCGGAGCGGCACGTCCGCGCCGCGTCGCTGCTGTCCGGTGGTGCGCCGACCGACGCGGCGCCTGCCGACCGGCTGCCCGAGGCTCTGGTCGCGCTGATGCGCGATATCGGCATCCCGTCCGGGGTGGCTGCGGTCGGTTTCGGTTCGGACGACGTCGACGCGCTGGTCGAGGGAACGCTCAAGCAGCAGCGGCTGCTGAACGTCGCGCCCCGCGAGGTGACCGCGGAGGACCTGGCCGGAATCTTCCGCTCGTCGCTCGAGAACTGGTAGCCGAGTTTGCGTTCGAAGTGGACGGGGAACTGGGGGCGCAGCAATGAGAAATGTTCAGCCTCCCATCTTTGCCCTGCTCAGGACCGCGGGAAGGGCCGGCTGAACATCCCTCACTCCTAACCCCCAAGGAGCCCTGCATGTTTGCCATCCTGGCCGCGATCACGTTCGGGATCCTGCTGTTCCTGGACCTGATCGACCAGCTTCCGGTGAGCGACCTGTTCAACTGGAACACGCTCGTCGCGCTGGGTCTTCTCTTCGTCGCGCTGCACCTGTGCGGTTACGGCACCGCGTACCCGGCGCGCTGGCGCCGCGGCCGTCGCTGACCGCAGTCCTTTGTGAAGGCCTACCTCGGCTCGGTCCGAGGTAGGCCTTCACACGTCTCAGTGCTCCGCGCCGGTCGAGGTGTCCAGCGGAACCGCCGACCCGCGGACCAGACCGAGCTGGCTGACCTGCCTGCGGAACGTCGCGTCGAGGACCCAGTCGGCGACGACGCGCGGGTGGTTCCCCGGCATCGCCAGCAGGTGGTAGCCCCGGGTGACCACCTTCGCCGGGAACCCGGACAGCGGGATGCCGAGCGGGTTCGCGGCCGCCTTGGCCCCGCTCAGGTCGACGACAAAGCCCAGGTCGTGGTGCTTGTACCGATCCGCGACGCCGAAGCCGAGCGACGCCGCGACGTTCTTGCCTGCCTGCTTGCCCTGCCGCTCGGCGTGCTGCGCGGTCATCGGCGTGATCTCGCCGGGCCGGGTCAGGTCGGGCACCGCCGCGCTGTCGCCGCACGCGTAGACGTCCGGGTGATCAGGAACGGCCAGGAACGCGTCAACGGTCAGCCGCCCGGACTGGGTCGGCAGACCCAGGCTCTCGATCAACGGGTCGGGCCGGACGCCGACGCACCAGGCCAGCGTGCGGGTCGGCACGAACTCGCCGTCCGTCAACTTCACACCGTCCGGGGTCGCCTCGGCCACCGACGTCTTCATCCGCACCTCGACGCCGCGCTCCCGCAGCGTCCGGTCGGCGGCGTGCCCCAGCCGCGCGTCGAGCCCCGGCAGCACGGCCGGCGCCAGGTCGAGCAGCAGCCAGCGGATCTTCTGGTCACGCAGGTTCGGCAGGCGCTTCGCGGCGGCCTCGGTGAACAGCTGGCAGGCCGCGGCCACCTCGGTCCCGGTGTATCCGGCGCCGACCACGACGAACGTGCAGCGCGCTTCGCGCTCGTACGGGTCGCTGGTGACGCTCGCCAGCTCGAGCTGCCGGATGCAGTGGTCACGCAGGTAGAGGGCCTCGGCGATGCTCCGGAAGCCGTGCGCGTGGTCGGCGACACCCGGGACCGGGAGCAGCTTGTTCACGCTGCCCGGAGCCAGGATCAGCCGGTCGTACCGGATCGATCCGCGCTCGCCCTCCGGGTTCTCGAAGTAGACGCGGTGTTCCACCGTGTCGACGGCGTCCACCTCGCCGAGGACCAGACGCGCACCGCCGAGCGTGTTGACCAGCGGCACGGTGATCCGGCGGGGTTCGAGGATCCCGGCCGACACCTCGGGCAACAACGGCAGGTAGAGGAAGTAGTCGGTCGCGTTGACCACCACGACCTCGGCCTGGCCCCGGCTCTGGCGAACGGCGGTGCGTGCGGCGTGCAGACCGGCGAAGCCGGCACCCACGACGACGATCCGCTTCCTCGTGTTCGTACGGTCGGCCACTAA includes:
- a CDS encoding NAD(P)/FAD-dependent oxidoreductase; its protein translation is MADRTNTRKRIVVVGAGFAGLHAARTAVRQSRGQAEVVVVNATDYFLYLPLLPEVSAGILEPRRITVPLVNTLGGARLVLGEVDAVDTVEHRVYFENPEGERGSIRYDRLILAPGSVNKLLPVPGVADHAHGFRSIAEALYLRDHCIRQLELASVTSDPYEREARCTFVVVGAGYTGTEVAAACQLFTEAAAKRLPNLRDQKIRWLLLDLAPAVLPGLDARLGHAADRTLRERGVEVRMKTSVAEATPDGVKLTDGEFVPTRTLAWCVGVRPDPLIESLGLPTQSGRLTVDAFLAVPDHPDVYACGDSAAVPDLTRPGEITPMTAQHAERQGKQAGKNVAASLGFGVADRYKHHDLGFVVDLSGAKAAANPLGIPLSGFPAKVVTRGYHLLAMPGNHPRVVADWVLDATFRRQVSQLGLVRGSAVPLDTSTGAEH
- a CDS encoding acyl-CoA thioesterase; its protein translation is MPNLPSRTAFPVLRDVPTRWHDNDHYGHVNNVVYYAYFDTAVNGWLLDAAGSDIRELPAIGLVVETSCRYYRPIGFPDRLEVGLGVARLGRSSVVYRLAVFREGDEEAVAVGRFVHVYVDSETRRTLEIPPVLRSALAPLAEKSAPLFAAADLLEEAR
- a CDS encoding AI-2E family transporter translates to MAKRERRLALPAYARAAWQRVAAGRPGGRHRSAGHPSASEAVTSPPAVEMAAEHERPDPRRAASVDDLGDPTFGRDDAERHRSPGDRRRSDRMPRWLPRAFLLAMLTVSAFFLAWWLLGRLRDLIGLLLLAQFLAFALEPAVNWLARRGWRRGAATGVTMLVVLASLIGFMVAVGSLLVSQVTTLSARFPQYLELTIEWVNSTFDTNISIQQIQNQVTANDGPLRRWAEGVASNAVDLSTSVFGVIFQTLTVILFGYYLCADAPRVRRSLCSVLPPARQRDVMRAWEIAVDKTGGYLYSRLLLALVSSLAHYIVLTLLGVPYAVALALWVGLVSQLIPTVGTYLAAAMPLIVALVSHPVDALFLLVFVVIYQQVENYLLQPKITARTLDLHPAVAFGAVLAGAAVLGPIGAILAIPFTAISQTFVGSYIRRYEVEEHPIHEPVAKGPIESPPPMPPRHGDDAPHHADGSLAAPASPEETPVEELTPEAAPAPVSPPRPAGTSSATT
- a CDS encoding winged helix family transcriptional regulator; amino-acid sequence: MTVQPVTQNARPRIAPQRPSPNRAGTPRPAASVAPGRARPRGSASPSAATILVEVAVAGPDALEAATRLAGEIRDLVDSAGAEAPGIDVSAAVGLQIGAGSNPSRAGRPALSSVGTLPSQNGRVSWTPGTRPGSDQAKVSSPVPLPAFVAPAPWSAEPRPAEPRVTETSGAVAVAAVDAAPRPATSPDATAAEQPAASTAPLQIYPARRVALLDGQQLLLTRREFDLLLFLSEHAGRVFDRPQLLRLVWGHQVICGERTVDVHIRRLRAKVEQTGPVISTVRGVGYRLDAAERVAVLHERA
- a CDS encoding hydroxyacid-oxoacid transhydrogenase, whose product is MTDLLTESVFTWGAPPMKYGPGAVDEIGFDVSRLGVRRVLVLTDPRIAATGLAARVGEALKAAGVDHALYDQVHCEPTDDSLRAAVAAATELAGAEDFDGFVAVGGGSVIDTAKAVNLLSTSGGDLMDYVNKPVGGGQAPRKPTKPLIAVPTTAGTGSESTPVCVLDILGLKVKSGISHPSLRPALAVVDPLVTLSLPAAVTAASGMDIVCHALESYTARPYTSFLRHAAEARVAYNGSNPVSDTWAEKSLALIARSFRRAVLVGTDLGARSDMMLAATFAGMGFGNAGVHIPHACAYPIAGMVRDYRPAGYDAEEAMVPHGQSVSLTAPAAFRFTFPTDPERHVRAASLLSGGAPTDAAPADRLPEALVALMRDIGIPSGVAAVGFGSDDVDALVEGTLKQQRLLNVAPREVTAEDLAGIFRSSLENW